Proteins from one Setaria italica strain Yugu1 chromosome V, Setaria_italica_v2.0, whole genome shotgun sequence genomic window:
- the LOC101786741 gene encoding G-type lectin S-receptor-like serine/threonine-protein kinase SD2-5, which yields MPPSTFLCLLLAAAPLLAPAGRVHAQGGFFPTPASTKVSTSWTISLKADGHGAQQHFGYMDGMSVSVFLLQSVHGPTQEGLCFAACFYCTDPCTDFYFGVCILQVDSSGFLSWPNAGTLQVVWSANRDRAVRENATLSFTASGDLLLRDTHGSFVWSTNTSNQSVAGMTVTKSGNLVLFDGKNLPVWQSFSHPTDCLLPGQQLVEGMRLTPNASATNWTSNSQLYVTVRADGLYALVESSPPQLYYQKTVPKSGNRKTYMTLTNDSVAIFTSSSSDNVSTLETGSTINITAGGMGYIRLESDGHLKLYKHKGIDGWVMVQDILKGQVDDCAYPTVCGEYGICNNGQCTCPIVNSSTYFKQIDDRRINLGCAPVTPISCASMQDHQLLALSNASYFNYVDSRAALPQMIDEESCKKACLQNCSCKAAFFQYGGNDTSQGSCYLPTQIFSLQVNQWEVTHYSSSAYLKVQITQPPPSPSPSKSNGTANRSTPKGSTSITAGAIAGFTVAGVVSLLSVIIITLVILRRRYQLRDDEDEFGEVPGMTTRYKFEQLKVATEQFSKLLGKGGFGSVFEGQVGEQKVAVKQLDQAGQGKKEFLAEVETIGNIHHINLVRLIGFCAEKSHRLLVYEYMSKGSLDQWIYFQDANRPLDWHTRCRIITDIAKGLAYLHEECRQRIAHLDIKPQNILLDDNFNAKLSDFGLSKMIDRDKSQVITRMRGTPGYLAPEWLTSQITEKADIYSFGVVVMEIISGRKNLDYSQPQESIHLISILQDKVRNDQLEDLIGMNGNEMQIHKEEMIQMMKLAMWCLQIDYNKRPQMSVVVKVLEGTMNVETNIEFNFVATVPGNLGNDGKLASSAPLLASHLSGPR from the coding sequence ATGCCTCCCTCAACCTTCCTCTGCCTGCTGCTGGCCGCCGCGCCCCTActcgcgccggccggccgcgtccACGCGCAGGGCGGCTTCTTCCCCACGCCGGCATCCACTAAAGTGTCCACCAGCTGGACCATCAGCCTGAAGGCGGACGGCCATGGCGCGCAGCAGCACTTCGGCTACATGGACGGCATGTCGGTGagcgtcttcctcctccagtccGTCCACGGTCCGACGCAGGAAGGCCTCTGCTTCGCCGCGTGCTTCTACTGCACCGACCCATGCACAGATTTCTACTTCGGCGTCTGCATCCTCCAAGTCGACAGCAGCGGTTTCCTCAGCTGGCCGAACGCCGGCACCCTGCAGGTCGTCTGGTCCGCGAACCGGGACCGCGCCGTCCGTGAGAACGCCACCCTCAGCTTCACGGCCAGCGGCGACCTCCTGCTCCGGGACACCCATGGGAGCTTCGTCTGGTCCACGAACACCTCAAACCAGTCCGTTGCCGGTATGACCGTCACCAAGTCCGGCAACCTGGTGCTCTTCGACGGCAAGAACTTGCCGGTGTGGCAGTCCTTCAGCCACCCGACAGATTGCCTGCTCCCGGGCCAGCAATTGGTGGAGGGGATGAGGTTAACGCCGAATGCCTCCGCCACCAACTGGACGAGCAACAGTCAGCTGTATGTTACTGTCCGTGCTGATGGTTTATATGCATTGGTTGAATCTTCGCCTCCTCAACTTTACTACCAAAAGACGGTGCCCAAATCCGGAAACAGGAAAACTTACATGACCCTGACAAATGACTCCGTGGCGATCTtcacatcctcctcctctgacaATGTATCAACTCTAGAGACGGGCAGCACGATCAACATAACAGCAGGAGGAATGGGGTACATAAGGCTTGAATCTGACGGACACCTGAAGTTGTATAAGCATAAAGGAATAGACGGATGGGTGATGGTGCAGGATATTCTGAAGGGGCAGGTAGATGATTGTGCTTACCCGACCGTCTGCGGTGAGTACGGCATATGCAACAATGGGCAGTGTACATGCCCGATTGTCAACAGCTCTACATACTTCAAGCAGATTGATGACCGCAGGATCAACCTCGGATGTGCACCGGTGACTCCAATTTCTTGTGCGTCGATGCAAGACCACCAGCTCCTTGCTCTAAGTAATGCTTCTTACTTCAATTATGTAGATTCAAGGGCCGCTTTGCCTCAGATGATTGATGAAGAGAGTTGCAAGAAGGCCTGCTTGCAGAACTGCTCCTGCAAGGCTGCATTCTTTCAGTACGGTGGTAATGACACTTCTCAAGGCTCATGTTACCTTCCAACACAAATCTTTTCGTTGCAAGTAAACCAGTGGGAAGTAACTCATTATAGTTCTTCTGCATACCTTAAGGTGCAGATCACACAGCCACCCCCAAGTCCTAGTCCCTCGAAATCGAATGGTACAGCAAATAGGTCGACACCCAAAGGAAGTACAAGTATTACTGCAGGCGCAATTGCTGGCTTCACAGTAGCAGGAGTCGTCTCTTTACTATCTGTGATCATCATTACATTAGTGATCCTTCGGAGGCGATATCAGCTTAGAGATGATGAGGACGAGTTTGGAGAAGTACCAGGTATGACTACTAGGTACAAATTTGAACAGTTGAAAGTAGCAACCGAACAATTCAGCAAATTGCTTGGGAAAGGAGGATTTGGGTCTGTTTTTGAGGGGCAGGTAGGCGAACAGAAAGTTGCTGTAAAACAGCTGGATCAAGCTGGTCAAGGAAAGAAGGAATTCTTGGCAGAAGTTGAGACAATTGGAAACATTCATCACATAAATCTGGTGAGATTGATCGGCTTCTGCGCGGAGAAATCTCACAGACTCCTAGTGTATGAATATATGTCCAAAGGATCATTGGACCAGTGGATCTATTTCCAAGATGCAAATAGGCCTCTGGATTGGCATACACGATGCAGGATTATCACTGATATTGCCAAGGGCCTAGCTTATCTTCATGAAGAGTGCAGGCAACGAATTGCTCATTTGGATATCAAACCACAAAATATCCTCTTAGATGACAACTTCAATGCAAAACTTTCTGATTTTGGACTATCTAAGATGATTGACAGGGATAAGAGCCAAGTGATTACAAGAATGAGAGGCACACCTGGATATTTAGCTCCTGAGTGGTTGACATCACAAATCACTGAGAAAGCCGACATATACAGCTTTGGTGTAGTAGTCATGGAAATTATCAGTGGGAGAAAGAATCTTGATTATTCCCAACCCCAAGAAAGCATTCATCTCATTAGCATATTGCAGGACAAGGTAAGAAATGATCAATTGGAAGATTTGATTGGTATGAATGGCAATGAAATGCAAATTCACAAAGAAGAAATGATCCAGATGATGAAGCTCGCCATGTGGTGTTTGCAGATTGATTACAACAAGAGGCCTCAAATGTCGGTTGTTGTCAAAGTACTGGAAGGTACAATGAATGTGGAAACTAATATAGAATTCAACTTTGTAGCTACGGTTCCAGGCAACCTTGGCAATGATGGGAAGTTGGCTTCATCTGCTCCACTTCTAGCCTCTCATTTATCAGGTCCTAGGTGA
- the LOC106804335 gene encoding uncharacterized protein LOC106804335 has translation MVTRVRVGTFKPNPRYAATATTTTISPIPRMVNQALKDPNWNKVMQSEFDALLANNTWELVPRPHGAHIVSGKWIFCHKFKEDGSFDRYKARWVVRGFTQRAGIDYGETYCPVVKPATVRTVLALAAQRQWPVHQLDVNNTFLHGVLDEQVYARQPAGFTDNQNLVCCLSKSLYGLKQAPRAWYLRLATSLGSMGFRATRSDSSLFVLRRNKESVYLLLYVDDIVLTASSSELLRWVVSTINAEFKLKDMGAFHYFLGIQVQRNADGFFLQQQQYALNLLDRAGMTDCWPCDTPVDTAGKLSSDAGSPLSTVDASDYRSLVGTLQYLTMTRPDLQYAVQQACLHMHVPTTAHQGLVKRILRYVRGTTALGLHLRHNNNSDLVAYSDADWAGCPDTRRSTSGFCVFMGDSLLSWSSKRQTMVSRSSTEVEYRGVANAVAECTWLR, from the coding sequence ATGGTGACTAGGGTGCGTGTGGGGACGTTCAAGCCCAACCCCCGCTATGCCGCGACAGCAACCACGACGACCATCTCGCCCATCCCGCGCATGGTGAATCAGGCGCTCAAGGATCCCAACTGGAACAAGGTGATGCAGTCCGAGTTTGATGCCTTGCTCGCCAATAACACGTGGGAGCTCGTTCCCCGTCCCCATGGTGCTCACATAGTCAGcggcaagtggatcttctgTCACAAATTCAAAGAAGATGGAAGCTTTGACCGGTACAAGGCACGTTGGGTCGTCCGCGGCTTCACCCAACGTGCCGGCATCGACTACGGCGAGACGTACTGCCCGGTTGTCAAACCAGCCACAGTGCGCACGGTGCTCGCTCTCGCCGCGCAGCGCCAATGGCCGGTTCACCAGCTCGACGTCAACAACACCTTTCTTCACGGTGTCCTCGACGAACAGGTCTACGCTCGACAACCCGCTGGCTTCACTGACAACCAGAACCTGGTGTGCTGCCTCTCCAAGAGCCTCTACGGCTTGAAGCAGGCGCCCAGGGCCTGGTACCTGCGGCTGGCGACATCCCTCGGCTCGATGGGATTCCGGGCCACACGCTCTGACAGCTCCCTCTTCGTTCTGCGCCGCAACAAGGAGTCTGTGTACCTTCTCCTCTACGTGGATGACATCGTGCTCACAGCCTCTTCCAGCGAGCTGCTGCGCTGGGTCGTGAGCACCATCAACGCCGAGTTCAAGCTCAAAGACATGGGGGCCTTCCACTACTTCCTCGGCATCCAGGTTCAGCGCAACGCCGATGGATTCTTCCTTCAACAACAGCAGTACGCCCTCAACTTGCTTGATCGCGCCGGCATGACAGACTGCTGGCCCTGCGACACACCCGTCGACACCGCCGGCAAGCTCTCCAGCGACGCTGGCTCCCCTCTGTCAACTGTGGATGCCTCAGACTACCGAAGCCTCGTCGGCACGCTTCAGTATCTGACGATGACTCGCCCCGACTTGCAGTATGCCGTCCAGCAAGCATGTCTTCACATGCATGTCCCCACAACGGCGCACCAAGGCCTCGTCAAGCGAATTCTCCGCTACGTCCGTGGCACCACAGCGCTCGGGCTTCATCTCCGGCACAACAACAACTCCGACCTCGTCGCCTACTCTGATGCAGACTGGGCCGGATGCCCTGACACCCGGCGCTCGACCTCAGGATTCTGCGTGTTCATGGGGGACTCCCTCCTCTCGTGGTCGTCAAAACGACAAACCATGGTCTCCCGATCAAGCACCGAAGTTGAATACCGCGGCGTTGCAAACGCTGTGGCTGAGTGCACATGGCTCCGGTAG